In the Alistipes provencensis genome, TCAGGTCGGTCGGAGCCACACGCAGGGCCACCTCCAGCGCCCGGTCGAGGAGCGGAGAGGTGCCGATGATGCCGAAGCGCTGTTTTACGGTCGTGATGTCTGTCATTTATTCGTTTTGTTCGGGTTGTGACGCCCCGTCGGGAGTCGTGGCCGCGGCCGTCTGCGCCGCCGGGACTTCGAGGTATTCCGCCTCGGCCTGCCTCTCCTTCGCGTCGCGCCAGTAGCCGAAGGCGATGGCGCCCGCGGCGATCACGGCGGCGGCGATCGCTATCCAGATGAACCAGTCGGCACGCCGCCGCGGAGGGCGGTCGACATAGCGGCAGGCGGCAGTGGTCTTGGGCGGCTTGCCGTAGCGCAGGCCCCGCACCGAAGGATCGGGATTCATCTTCGCGGAGGGCGACACATGCGGCTCGGCGAAGGCCGTGCGGACCGCTTCGGCCAGTTTTCCGGGTTCCAACTGCGACTGGCGGGCGGGTTTCCCGCCGTCGGGGAGCGGAGCCGCGGGGCCGGGGTCATAGATAAAGGCGATGGTGCCGTTGGGGCCGGGGTTCATCACCCCGAAACCCTCGAGCGGGTACTCCTGCCCGTGTTCGACGGCATGGCGCACTTCGAAAACGAAGCGGGCGATCTCGCCGGCGGCCTCCAGATCGCCCGTGCCGCCGTCGCGCAGGAGTCCCCGCAGGACCCCGTCGTCACGCTTGAGCAGCTCGGAAAAGACGACGCTCCGCTCCGGCTCCTTGACGATGAACGCACCGAGCTGGGGCACGACCAACCGCTTGTGCGCGGCCAGATATTGTTTTATAATGGGAATCAGCACTGTCGAATCTTCTTTAAATCCGGGTTCAAAATTACCTTTTTTCATAGAAAAAAGCAAAATATAACGGCCTTTTTCAAAATAATCGGACAAAGTGTTGGTTATCCGGAAAATATTCGCCTACTTTGCATCCCGATTTTTCGGAAAATCCGGGCGAGCTACTTCGGCCGAAAATTCACGATGTAGCCGAGCCGGATTGAAAAAACCTTACCGAACGAGCCATGAAAGACAAGTACATCGACCTGATCGAACAATCGTTCGATTTCCCGCAGGATGAGTTCTCCGTCGAGGACAACGAGCTGAATTTCCACGACATTCCGTTGATGGAACTGATCAAACAGTACGGAACTCCGCTCAAGATCACCTACCTGCCGAAGATCTCCCAGCAGATCAACCGTGCCAAGCGCATGTTCAACGTGGCGATGGCGAAGGTCGACTACAAGGGTTCGTACAACTATTGCTACTGCACCAAGTCGAGCCACTTCTCGTTCGTGCTGGAGGAGGCCATGAAGAACGACATCCACTTGGAAACCTCGTCGGCCTACGACATCCACATCATCAACGCCCTCTACGACGGCGGCATCATCGACAAGGACCGTTACATCATCTGCAACGGCTTCAAACGCCCGCAGTATGTCGAGAACATCGCCCAACTGGTCAACGACGGCTTCTCGAACACGATCCCCGTGCTGGACAACAAAGAGGAGCTCGAATTGTTCGAGGACTCCTTCACCAAGAAGTGCAAGGTCGGCATCCGCATCGCCTGCGAGGAGGAGCCCAAGTTCGATTTCTACACCTCCCGGCTGGGCATACGCTACAACGACATCGTCGATTTCTACAAGGCCAAGCTCAAAAACAGCAAGAAGTTCCAGCTCAAAATGCTGCATTTCTTCATCAACACCGGCATCAAAGACACGGCCTACTACTGGAACGAGTTGTCGAAGTGCATGAACGTCTACTGCGAGCTGAAGGCCATCTGCCCCGAGCTGGACAGCCTCAACATCGGCGGCGGTTTCCCGATCAAGAACACGCTCAACTTCGAATACGACTACGAATACCTCACCGAGGAGATCATCAGCCAGATCAAGAACATCTGCGAGCGCAACGGCGTCGAGGAACCCAACATCTTCACCGAGTTCGGTTCGTTCACCGTGGGCGAAAGCGGCGCGGCGCTCTACTCGATCGTCAACCAGAAGCAGCAGAACGACCGCGAGAACTGGTACATGATCGACTCGTCGTTCATCACTACCCTGCCCGACACATGGGGCATCAACCAGCGCTACATCATGCTGGCCGTCAACAACTGGGACAAGGAGTACCAGCGCGTGCTGCTGGGCGGGCTGACGTGCGACAGCGAGGATTTCTACAACTCGGAGTGCCACACCAGCGCCATCTTCCTCCCGAAACTCGAAGCGGGCAACACGCAGTATATCGGGTTCTTCCACACGGGAGCCTATCAGGAGTCGCTGGGCGGCTTCGGAGGCATCCAGCACTGCCTGATCCCCGCCCCCAAGCACATCATCATCGACCGCGACAAGTCGGACAACGAGTATTACACGCGTCTGTTCGCCAAGGAACAGTCCTACCGTTCGATGCTGCGCATACTGGGGTACTGATCCGACGCGCTTAAAAACGCGTGTAATACCCAGCGCAGACAATCCTCCCAACCCTCCTTTGAGAAGGAGGGCTTCCACGGGCCGCTGTTCGCCAAGGAGCAGTCCTACCGTTCGATGCTGCGCATACTGGGGTACTGATCCGACAGCCCCGCTATTAGGCTATTGACCCACAGCCGGTTCAATGCAGGTCCTCCCCCAAAGGGAGGACTTTTTTCAGTATTAGTAGGTCCGCGGTTGCCGGGATTGCGGAAAAATTCGTAACTTCGGCGTCAAAACAAGAATTTGAGCCTCACGATGAAAAATAAAATACGGACTTGGAAAACTGCGGTTCTTGCGGGAATCCTCGTCCTCCTGTCCGGCATGGCTGCGGCGCAAAGGCCCCCGGCAGGGACTCCCACAACCGACGAAACGACAGCCGATGCCCCGGACAGCATCCGCCAGCGCGACAGCAGCGCCTACCGAACAGGCTATCGGGCAGGATACCGCGCAGGCTATGAGGCCGGGCTGCGGGACCGGTCCGGATTCGACGCCAACCGGTTCCCCGCCGCAGGTAATACGGCATACAGCGCCAAAGCAGCCTCCACGCGCCGCTTCATGCACCGTCTCGGCGGCGAATTCCGCCCCGAATACATCTTCCCGACCAACCCCTTCGTGCAGGGCAACAATCTGGCCGGGAAACCCATCGACCTCTCCCTTTCGGGGCACCTCCGCTACTCGTTCCAGTACCGTCCGGGGTCGCTGCCCGACCGGATTTACGGCGGCGCCTATCAGGGACTCGGAGTCGCCTACTACGACTTCGGAAACCCCGACGAACTGGGCAACCCCATCGCGGTTTATCTTTTCCAAGGCGCCCGCATCGCCCGCATCAGCCCCCGGCTGTCGTTCGACTACGAATGGAATTTCGGGCTTTCGTTCGGCTGGAAGCCCTACGACGGGGAGACCAACCGGCTCAATATGATGATGGGCTCGAAGATGAACGCCTTCCTCAATGTCGATTTCCTCCTCAACTGGATGGTCACGCGCGAGGTCGATTTCTCGGCGGGCGTCTCGCTCTCGCATTTCTCCAACGGCAATACCAAGTTCCCCAACGCGGGCCTCAACTCCGTGGGCCTGCGCGCCGGGCTGACCTATAATTTCGGCCGCAACCCCTCCGAAGCCCCCACGAGAACCATCTACCCCGCATTCCCGCGCCACGTCAGCTACGACCTCACGCTCTTCGGTTCGTGGCGCCGCAAGGGCATCGAGGAGGGCGACAGGCAGTACGCCGCGCCGGACGCCTACACGGTCGTGGGATTCAACTTCGCCTCGATGTACAACTTCGGCTACAAGTTCCGGGCGGGCGTGTCGCTCGACGGCGTCTACGACGGCAGCGCCAACATCACCATCGGCGATCAGATCGTGCCGATGGGCGAAAGGCGGGACCTCGTGGTGGAGAAACCCGGGTTCGACAAGCAGATCGCGCTGGGAGTTTCGGCCCGCGGGGAGTTCGTGATGCCCTATTTCAACATCGGCATCGGACTGGGCGTCAACGTCCTGCACAAAGGCGGCGACCTGAAATCCTTCTACCAGATGCTGACCCTGAAAGTCGCCGTGACGCACAGTTCGTATGTCCACATCGGATACAGTCTGCGCGATTTTCACATGCCCAACTACCTGATGCTGGGCGTCGGCTACCGCTTCAACAACAAATATCCCCGTCACCGCTGATACGAAAAATCCCCGGAGCGCAAACTCCGGGGATTTTCATTTCCAGCAGCGCCGTCACGCCCCGAACAGGAACACGAACGGCTTGGCGCTCTTGCGGAACTTCGCCGTGGCGTCGCCCGCGTAGTTCTTTCCGCCGACGAGCGTGAGGGTCCGCTCGCCGCTGCCCTTCGAAAAGTCGATCGCCGCGAGGTTCACCCAGAAGGTCTCCATAGCCAGCGTCGGCTCGAAATAATAGACCCGGTTCTTCTGGTCGCAGACCGAACGCCAGCGCGTCGAGGAGATGTGCGGTTTGTCGGGCGTCGAGATGCCGTAGGGCACCGAGACGTTGCGCATGACCGACATCACAGCCGGCACGGCGATTTTCGGATCGGAGCTCTGCACGACGGCGTTGATGTAGAACGAAGCCCGCACGAAGCGGTCCGGAGCGCGGTTGGTGCCGGGAAGCATCGTAAGACCGCCGATCTGCTGCCAGTAGTCGAGGATCGCCAACTGGTCGTTGTAGAACGGTGAATTGGTCATCACCTGATACTGGCGACCGTGGTGTATCTCCAGTTTGCCGTCGCGGTATTCGAAGATCGCGCTGTCGCCCGAAGCGTCGGAAATCGCCAGGTGGAGCCGCGACTTCACGCCGTTCGGCAGGTCGGGGGCGTCGAGGCGGAACTTTTCTTTCGCAAGCTCGGTCACGGCCTCGTCCACGGTGGCGAAATTGTCCAGCACATATTGCGTCCAGATACTCAGGCCCATGACGGGGCGCGTGTCGCCGGGACGTTCGTAGACCGATTCGGGCAGGAACAGCAGGCTGGCGACCAGTCCGGCCTCGTTCATGCCGTCGGCGACGCCGATGTCGTAGCCTGCGGCCGAGAGCGAGCCGTATTTCGAGGTCCAGAAGACCGTATTGTCGCTGTTCGCACCGCGGCGCTCGATGCCGCGCGGGAAGATGTAGAGATTGGTGAGCGGGTCCTCGCGCCAGTCCATCGTGCGGCCCGTCACGGTCATGCCGTCGGGGCCGAGGTAAACGGCGCGGGTGCAGGCCTCGGCCTGGGGTGATTGGACGGCCAGCGCAGCAGCGCACAGCATCGTCAGAGCGGGAATTTTCATAAGCGGGTGTTTTTAATCCGGGTGTTTCGCTGCAAAACGGATGCAAAACAGGGCGGAAATCTGTCTTTTCGACAGCACAATATACAAAAAACAACCGACATCTCCAACCGACCGCGGCAAAGGTCCGCCGCCCGCCGTGATACGCTACTCGCTGAAGATGGAGCGGACGGGAGGAAGGTAAAAACTTTTTCGTATCTTTGTAGAAAATCCAGAAACGATGCAGATTACCAAAGCCGAATTCAAATGCTCGTCGGAGCGCATTTCGCAGGTCCCGAAAGACGACCTGAAGGACATCGCCTTCATCGGGCGCAGCAACGTCGGCAAGTCGTCGCTCATCAACATGCTCACCGGACACGGAGGGCTGGCCAAGGTGTCGGGAACGCCCGGCAAGACCCGGCTGGTAAACCATTTCCGCATCAACGACGCATGGTACCTCGTCGACCTGCCCGGCTACGGCTATGCCCGCACGTCGAAGGCGCAGCGCGGGGAGTTCTCGAAACTCATCACCGACTACATCCTCAAATGCGAGAAGATGCACTTCCTGTTCGTGTTGGCGGACATCCGCCTCGAACCCCAGAAGATCGACCTGCGCTTCATCGAGATGCTGGGCGAGAACGGCATTCCGTTCGCCATCATCTTCACCAAGGCCGACAAGCTCTCGAAAACCCAGCGGGAGAAGAGCGTGGAGCGGTTCCGGACGGCACTCGCCGAACAGTGGGAGGAGCTGCCTCCGATGTTCGTCTCCTCGTCGGAGAAGGGCACCGGACGCGAGGAGATCCTCGCCTATATAGATGAATGCTTACAGCAAAACTGACCCTAACCGTCCCGGAGGCCGGGAACAAAATGTCCGGTCCCCGAAGCGAAAACCGGCCCGTTCCGGAAATGTTTAACCGAATGTTGAAAAATCGCGCCTGAAAGGGGGCGATTTTTCGTCGTATTGTCCTATATTTGCAACGTCAAAAAAATCCTCGTAACCTATGGCTATCCACAAAATCAAAATCTTCACCGGACGCGGTTCGGAATATCTGGCCACCAAGATCGCCGCCAGCTTCGGCACGACGCTCGGACAGTCGGAGGTCCTGCGTTTCAGCGACGGCGAATTCCAGCCCTGCTACAACGAGTCGATCCGCGGCTGTACGGTCTTCATCATCCAGTCGACTTTCCCGCCCTCGGACAACCTCATGGAGCTGCTGATGATGATCGACGCCGCACGCCGTGCATCGGCGCATCAGGTCGTGGCCGTGGTGCCCTACTTCGGCTGGGCGCGTCAGGACCGCAAGGACCGTCCCCGTGTGCCGATCGGCGCCAAGCTGGTGGCCAACATGCTGATGGCCGCAGGTGTCGACCGCGTGATGACGATGGACCTGCACGCCGACCAGATTCAGGGATTTTTCGACGTTCCGGTCGATGCCCTCTACGCCAGCGGCATCTTCGTTCCCTACATCAAGAGCCTCAACATCGAGGACCTCTCGATCGCGGCCCCCGACATGGGCGGCGCCAAACGCGCCAACACCTACTCCAAGCTGCTGGGAACGCCGAT is a window encoding:
- a CDS encoding type III PLP-dependent enzyme domain-containing protein, with amino-acid sequence MKDKYIDLIEQSFDFPQDEFSVEDNELNFHDIPLMELIKQYGTPLKITYLPKISQQINRAKRMFNVAMAKVDYKGSYNYCYCTKSSHFSFVLEEAMKNDIHLETSSAYDIHIINALYDGGIIDKDRYIICNGFKRPQYVENIAQLVNDGFSNTIPVLDNKEELELFEDSFTKKCKVGIRIACEEEPKFDFYTSRLGIRYNDIVDFYKAKLKNSKKFQLKMLHFFINTGIKDTAYYWNELSKCMNVYCELKAICPELDSLNIGGGFPIKNTLNFEYDYEYLTEEIISQIKNICERNGVEEPNIFTEFGSFTVGESGAALYSIVNQKQQNDRENWYMIDSSFITTLPDTWGINQRYIMLAVNNWDKEYQRVLLGGLTCDSEDFYNSECHTSAIFLPKLEAGNTQYIGFFHTGAYQESLGGFGGIQHCLIPAPKHIIIDRDKSDNEYYTRLFAKEQSYRSMLRILGY
- a CDS encoding acyloxyacyl hydrolase, with amino-acid sequence MKNKIRTWKTAVLAGILVLLSGMAAAQRPPAGTPTTDETTADAPDSIRQRDSSAYRTGYRAGYRAGYEAGLRDRSGFDANRFPAAGNTAYSAKAASTRRFMHRLGGEFRPEYIFPTNPFVQGNNLAGKPIDLSLSGHLRYSFQYRPGSLPDRIYGGAYQGLGVAYYDFGNPDELGNPIAVYLFQGARIARISPRLSFDYEWNFGLSFGWKPYDGETNRLNMMMGSKMNAFLNVDFLLNWMVTREVDFSAGVSLSHFSNGNTKFPNAGLNSVGLRAGLTYNFGRNPSEAPTRTIYPAFPRHVSYDLTLFGSWRRKGIEEGDRQYAAPDAYTVVGFNFASMYNFGYKFRAGVSLDGVYDGSANITIGDQIVPMGERRDLVVEKPGFDKQIALGVSARGEFVMPYFNIGIGLGVNVLHKGGDLKSFYQMLTLKVAVTHSSYVHIGYSLRDFHMPNYLMLGVGYRFNNKYPRHR
- a CDS encoding linear amide C-N hydrolase: MKIPALTMLCAAALAVQSPQAEACTRAVYLGPDGMTVTGRTMDWREDPLTNLYIFPRGIERRGANSDNTVFWTSKYGSLSAAGYDIGVADGMNEAGLVASLLFLPESVYERPGDTRPVMGLSIWTQYVLDNFATVDEAVTELAKEKFRLDAPDLPNGVKSRLHLAISDASGDSAIFEYRDGKLEIHHGRQYQVMTNSPFYNDQLAILDYWQQIGGLTMLPGTNRAPDRFVRASFYINAVVQSSDPKIAVPAVMSVMRNVSVPYGISTPDKPHISSTRWRSVCDQKNRVYYFEPTLAMETFWVNLAAIDFSKGSGERTLTLVGGKNYAGDATAKFRKSAKPFVFLFGA
- the yihA gene encoding ribosome biogenesis GTP-binding protein YihA/YsxC, whose amino-acid sequence is MQITKAEFKCSSERISQVPKDDLKDIAFIGRSNVGKSSLINMLTGHGGLAKVSGTPGKTRLVNHFRINDAWYLVDLPGYGYARTSKAQRGEFSKLITDYILKCEKMHFLFVLADIRLEPQKIDLRFIEMLGENGIPFAIIFTKADKLSKTQREKSVERFRTALAEQWEELPPMFVSSSEKGTGREEILAYIDECLQQN
- a CDS encoding ribose-phosphate diphosphokinase, encoding MAIHKIKIFTGRGSEYLATKIAASFGTTLGQSEVLRFSDGEFQPCYNESIRGCTVFIIQSTFPPSDNLMELLMMIDAARRASAHQVVAVVPYFGWARQDRKDRPRVPIGAKLVANMLMAAGVDRVMTMDLHADQIQGFFDVPVDALYASGIFVPYIKSLNIEDLSIAAPDMGGAKRANTYSKLLGTPIIISHKERAKANVVGKMTAIGDVEGRNVLIVDDMIDTAGTICMAADMLMARGAKSVRAAITHPVLSGPAYERINDSALEEVIVTDTIPLNPDKDLHKFTVLSVADLFADVIERVHNYKEISSIFSK